In the genome of Montipora foliosa isolate CH-2021 chromosome 3, ASM3666993v2, whole genome shotgun sequence, one region contains:
- the LOC137995192 gene encoding uncharacterized protein produces the protein MIFRIRIATKNQLFQFEGNLYEQVDGVAMGSPLGPLMANAFMCNIEKQLETENKMPAFYKRYVDDTLSAMPDVEAAIDFLTTLNNSHPSIDFTMELEENGRLPFLGMNVIRNGCYLNTTVYRKPTDTGLLLHYHSHVDARYKRSLINTMLNRAFKLSSTWKAFHEECERLKEIFSRLCYPEDHVQSTIRLFVDSKVSEESRTHVDEKRGDPIRVVLPFKDQKSANAVRRQLADLSRKISADITPVYTSKKIKEEIRVREEKPPLVSQQCVVYQFKCDLCDAGYVGYACRHLHQRIEEHKGATIGDHLREKHALEPNNITKSLES, from the coding sequence ATGATCTTCAGGATAAGAATCGCCACCAAAAATCAGCTTTTCCAGTTTGAAGGAAACTTGTACGAACAAGTGGACGGTGTGGCAATGGGCTCGCCGCTGGGGCCTCTCATGGCAAACGCCTTCATGTGTAACATCGAGAAACAGctggaaacagaaaacaagatgcCCGCCTTTTACAAGCGCTATGTTGATGACACCCTTAGCGCAATGCCTGATGTTGAagcagctatagatttcttaacGACACTAAACAACAGTCACCCTTCTATTGATTTCACAATGGAGCTCGAAGAAAATGGCAGACTACCCTTTCTTGGAATGAACGTAATCAGGAATGGATGCTACCTGAACACAACGGTGTACCGAAAACCAACTGACACCGGACTGTTGTTACATTATCACAGCCACGTTGACGCGAGATATAAACGGTCACTGATAAATACCATGCTTAACCGTGCGTTTAAGCTCTCGTCTACATGGAAGGCCTTTCACGAGGAATGTGAACGCCTCAAAGAGATCTTTTCCCGTCTGTGTTATCCTGAAGATCATGTGCAGTCCACCATCCGCCTTTTCGTTGATTCAAAAGTTTCCGAGGAATCACGCACCCACGTTGATGAGAAGCGTGGGGACCCAATCAGAGTCGTGTTGCCcttcaaggaccaaaaatctgCGAACGCCGTACGGAGACAACTTGCCGACCTAAGCCGTAAGATCAGTGCGGATATTACCcctgtctacacgagcaaaaagatcaaagaagagatccgggtccgtgaagagaagccaccccttgtaagccaacagtgcgttgtgtaccaattcaagtgtgacctgtgcgacgcAGGTTATGTCGGATATGCCTGCCGGCACCTTCACCAGCGCATTGAAGAGCACAAAGGGGCAACCATCGGCGACCATCTGAGAGAGAAACATGCATTGGAACCTAACAACATCACAAAGAGCTTAGAATCCTGA